A single region of the Nocardioides sp. W7 genome encodes:
- a CDS encoding DoxX family protein produces the protein MSLPTSAKVLAGGFAVSGAIHLVKPEVYEQIMPSWVPAHREIILASGVAELLCAAGLAVPRTRRVAGYASVLLLVGVFPGNVQMAQDASRTRNTKFKAAAYARLPLQLPMIRAALKAARSA, from the coding sequence ATGAGCCTCCCCACCTCCGCCAAGGTCCTGGCCGGCGGCTTCGCCGTCAGCGGCGCCATCCACCTGGTCAAGCCCGAGGTCTACGAGCAGATCATGCCGTCCTGGGTTCCGGCCCACCGCGAGATCATCCTCGCCAGCGGCGTCGCCGAGCTGCTCTGCGCCGCCGGCCTGGCGGTGCCGCGGACCCGCCGGGTCGCGGGCTACGCGAGCGTCCTGCTCCTGGTCGGCGTGTTCCCGGGCAACGTGCAGATGGCCCAGGACGCCTCACGGACCCGCAACACGAAGTTCAAGGCGGCCGCCTACGCCCGCCTCCCGCTCCAGCTGCCGATGATCCGGGCGGCGCTGAAGGCGGCTCGCTCGGCCTGA
- a CDS encoding HAD family hydrolase, producing the protein MAGIDAVIFDWGGTLTRWHDVDFHAESLALAQAVIDVDHPVEVSQARLHEANRIIWGRSRDHQQSATIADLFTEAGLAHDPDLLAAYYEFWEPHTETDSEVGPLFEALRADGVKVGVLSNTIWPRAWHEGFFERDGVLHLVDGDVYTSEIACTKPSPEAFRAALAAVGATDPARCVYVGDRLFDDVWGAQNAGLRAIHVPHSTIPTDQLGHTEGEPDAVVHRLGEVLDVVRRWS; encoded by the coding sequence ATGGCTGGCATCGACGCGGTGATCTTCGACTGGGGCGGCACCCTGACCCGCTGGCACGACGTGGACTTCCACGCGGAGTCACTGGCGCTCGCCCAGGCCGTGATCGACGTCGACCACCCCGTCGAGGTGTCCCAGGCCCGGCTGCACGAGGCGAACCGGATCATCTGGGGTCGCAGCCGCGACCACCAGCAGAGCGCCACGATCGCCGACCTGTTCACCGAGGCCGGGCTCGCCCACGACCCGGACCTGCTCGCGGCCTACTACGAGTTCTGGGAGCCGCACACCGAGACCGACTCCGAGGTCGGCCCGCTCTTCGAGGCGCTCCGGGCCGACGGGGTCAAGGTGGGCGTGCTGTCGAACACGATCTGGCCGCGGGCCTGGCACGAGGGCTTCTTCGAGCGCGACGGCGTGCTCCACCTCGTCGACGGCGACGTCTACACCAGCGAGATCGCGTGCACGAAGCCGTCGCCCGAGGCCTTCCGGGCCGCGCTGGCCGCGGTGGGCGCGACCGATCCCGCCCGGTGCGTATACGTCGGCGACCGGCTCTTCGACGATGTCTGGGGCGCGCAGAACGCCGGCCTGCGCGCCATCCACGTGCCGCACAGCACGATCCCGACCGACCAGCTCGGGCACACCGAGGGCGAGCCCGACGCCGTCGTCCACCGCCTCGGCGAGGTGCTGGACGTCGTACGTCGGTGGTCGTGA
- the truB gene encoding tRNA pseudouridine(55) synthase TruB — translation MSDPATAAGLVVVDKSGGMTSHDVVAKVRRLAGTRKVGHAGTLDPMATGVLVLGVNRATRLLGHLMLTEKGYDATVRLGVATTTDDAEGEVTATASAGHLDEAGVRAAFAGQVGDLEQVPTAVSAIKVDGKRAYQRVRDGEQVELKARPVTVHELVVHEVRSAGDHLDVDLSLRCSSGTYVRAIARDVGAALGVGGHLTALRRTAVGPYDLGVARTLDELGESFALLPVAEAARAAFPAVEIDDEQARDVRVGRPLDVPLEGLVAVFAPDGEFLALYEPREGRARPVAVFV, via the coding sequence GTGAGCGACCCCGCCACCGCGGCGGGCCTGGTCGTCGTCGACAAGTCGGGGGGCATGACCTCCCACGACGTCGTCGCGAAGGTCCGCCGGCTCGCCGGCACCCGCAAGGTCGGGCACGCCGGCACGCTGGACCCGATGGCGACCGGCGTGCTGGTGCTGGGCGTCAACCGGGCCACCCGGCTTCTCGGGCACCTGATGCTGACCGAGAAGGGGTACGACGCCACCGTGCGCCTCGGCGTCGCGACGACCACCGACGACGCCGAGGGTGAGGTCACGGCCACCGCGAGCGCCGGCCACCTCGACGAGGCGGGCGTGCGCGCGGCCTTCGCCGGGCAGGTCGGCGACCTCGAGCAGGTGCCGACCGCGGTCTCGGCGATCAAGGTCGACGGCAAGCGCGCCTACCAGCGGGTCCGCGACGGTGAGCAGGTCGAGCTGAAGGCGCGCCCGGTGACCGTGCACGAGCTGGTCGTCCACGAGGTCCGCTCGGCCGGCGACCACCTCGACGTGGACCTCTCACTGCGCTGCTCCAGCGGCACCTACGTGCGGGCGATCGCCCGCGACGTCGGTGCCGCCCTCGGGGTCGGCGGGCACCTGACCGCACTGCGGCGGACCGCCGTCGGCCCCTACGACCTGGGGGTCGCGCGGACCCTCGACGAGCTCGGGGAGTCCTTTGCCCTGCTGCCGGTCGCCGAGGCCGCCCGCGCCGCGTTCCCGGCCGTCGAGATCGACGACGAGCAGGCGCGCGACGTCCGGGTCGGACGACCCCTCGACGTACCCCTCGAGGGGCTGGTGGCGGTCTTCGCCCCGGACGGTGAGTTCCTCGCGCTCTACGAGCCGCGCGAGGGCCGTGCCCGCCCGGTCGCCGTCTTCGTCTGA
- a CDS encoding ferritin-like domain-containing protein, which translates to MSEVDALQTVLAAEHAAVYVLGALGGQTSASAQPALFAALQDAHAAHRDRRDQVVARLQGLGASPVPAEPAYELPPDLGTVAAVTTRARELEAGCASTYGFLVGSTTGALRRWAVEALTDAAVRGLGFGAAPEILPGS; encoded by the coding sequence ATGAGCGAGGTCGACGCCCTGCAGACCGTGCTCGCCGCCGAGCACGCGGCGGTCTACGTCCTCGGGGCGCTGGGCGGCCAGACGTCCGCCTCGGCGCAGCCGGCGCTCTTCGCGGCCCTGCAGGACGCCCACGCCGCGCACCGCGACCGCCGCGACCAGGTGGTCGCGCGCCTGCAGGGCCTGGGCGCGTCGCCGGTGCCGGCCGAGCCGGCCTACGAGCTGCCGCCGGACCTCGGCACGGTCGCGGCGGTCACGACCCGGGCGCGTGAGCTGGAGGCCGGGTGCGCGTCGACGTACGGCTTCCTGGTCGGCAGCACGACCGGCGCGCTGCGCCGGTGGGCCGTCGAGGCGCTGACCGACGCCGCCGTGCGGGGCCTGGGCTTCGGCGCCGCGCCGGAGATCCTTCCCGGCAGCTGA
- a CDS encoding proline--tRNA ligase, with protein MSTPRILRMSSLFVRTLRDDPADAEVPSHRLLVRAGYIRRAAPGIYTWLPLGLKVLRKIEGIVRDEMDGIGAQELSFPALLPREPYEASNRWTEYGDNLFRLQDRKGGDYLLGPTHEEMFTLLVKDLYSSYKDLPLSIYQIQTKYRDEARPRAGVLRGREFTMKDSYSFDVDDAGLDESYQRHRDAYVRIFDRLGFDYAIVKATSGAMGGSKSEEFLAKAAVGEDTYVRCTRCDYAANVEAVQVRPPSPVPYDDAPEAHAEQTPDTPTIQTLVDHLNAAFPRADRAWTAGDTLKNVLVMLKHADGTREPVAIGVPGDREVDQKRLEGQLEPTEVEPFDETEFVKHPSLVKGYIGPGVLGEKNASGIRYLVDPRIVEGTRWVTGADVAGSHVLDLVAGRDFTPDGTIEAAQVRDGDECPQCGTETGDGGILETARGIEMGHIFQLGRKYADALDLQVLDENGKLVTVTMGSYGIGCTRAVAAIAEGTLDEVGLAWPRNVAPADVHLVAAGKDEAIFAAAERIAHELSTQGVEVLYDDRAGRISPGVKFKDAELIGVPTIVVVGKSLAESGTVEVRDRRTGERENVVADHVVDHLVRLVRH; from the coding sequence ATGAGCACCCCCCGGATCCTGCGCATGTCGAGCCTCTTCGTCCGCACGCTGCGCGACGACCCGGCCGACGCCGAGGTGCCCAGCCACCGGCTGCTCGTCCGCGCCGGCTACATCCGGCGCGCGGCGCCCGGCATCTACACGTGGCTGCCCCTCGGGCTGAAGGTGCTGCGCAAGATCGAGGGCATCGTCCGCGACGAGATGGACGGCATCGGCGCCCAGGAGCTGAGCTTCCCGGCGCTGCTGCCCCGCGAGCCCTACGAGGCCAGCAACCGGTGGACCGAGTACGGCGACAACCTGTTCCGGCTGCAGGACCGCAAGGGGGGCGACTACCTGCTCGGCCCGACCCACGAGGAGATGTTCACCCTCCTGGTCAAGGACCTGTACTCGTCGTACAAGGACCTGCCGCTGTCGATCTACCAGATCCAGACCAAGTACCGCGACGAGGCGCGCCCCCGCGCCGGGGTGCTCCGCGGCCGCGAGTTCACGATGAAGGACTCCTACTCCTTCGACGTCGACGACGCCGGCCTCGACGAGAGCTACCAGCGGCACCGCGACGCCTACGTCCGGATCTTCGACCGGCTCGGCTTCGACTACGCGATCGTCAAGGCGACCTCGGGGGCGATGGGCGGCTCGAAGTCCGAGGAGTTCCTCGCCAAGGCCGCCGTCGGCGAGGACACCTACGTCCGCTGCACGCGGTGCGACTACGCCGCGAACGTCGAGGCCGTCCAGGTCCGCCCGCCCAGCCCCGTCCCGTACGACGACGCGCCCGAGGCGCACGCTGAGCAGACGCCGGACACCCCGACCATCCAGACCCTGGTGGACCACCTCAACGCGGCCTTCCCCCGGGCCGACCGCGCATGGACGGCCGGCGACACGCTCAAGAACGTCCTGGTGATGCTCAAGCACGCCGACGGCACCCGCGAGCCGGTCGCCATCGGCGTGCCCGGCGACCGCGAGGTCGACCAGAAGCGGCTGGAGGGCCAGCTCGAGCCCACCGAGGTCGAGCCCTTCGACGAGACCGAGTTCGTCAAGCACCCCAGCCTGGTCAAGGGCTACATCGGCCCCGGCGTGCTGGGCGAGAAGAACGCGTCCGGCATCCGCTACCTCGTCGACCCCCGCATCGTCGAGGGCACCCGCTGGGTCACCGGCGCCGACGTCGCCGGCAGCCACGTCCTCGACCTGGTCGCGGGCCGGGACTTCACCCCCGACGGCACCATCGAGGCCGCTCAGGTCCGCGACGGCGACGAGTGCCCGCAGTGTGGAACAGAGACGGGCGACGGCGGCATCCTCGAGACGGCCCGCGGCATCGAGATGGGCCACATCTTCCAGCTCGGCCGCAAGTACGCCGACGCGCTCGACCTGCAGGTGCTCGACGAGAACGGCAAGCTCGTCACGGTCACCATGGGCTCCTACGGCATCGGCTGCACCCGCGCGGTCGCCGCGATCGCCGAGGGCACCCTCGACGAGGTCGGCCTGGCGTGGCCGCGCAACGTCGCGCCCGCCGACGTGCACCTGGTCGCCGCCGGCAAGGACGAGGCGATCTTCGCGGCGGCCGAGCGGATCGCCCACGAGCTGTCAACCCAGGGCGTCGAGGTCCTGTACGACGACCGCGCGGGTCGGATCAGCCCCGGCGTGAAGTTCAAGGACGCCGAGCTGATCGGCGTCCCGACCATCGTGGTCGTCGGCAAGAGCCTCGCGGAGTCCGGCACGGTCGAGGTCAGGGACCGGCGCACGGGCGAGCGCGAGAACGTCGTCGCCGACCACGTCGTCGACCACCTGGTGCGGCTCGTCCGGCACTGA
- a CDS encoding YlxR family protein, with amino-acid sequence MARQQTSSACPDTDIPQGPVRTCVGCRKRAAKRELLRVTVGSDADGRPAVSPDPHGTAPGRGAHVHPTIECYDLAVRRKAFARALRFTAGGAGLTTEPLGELLQRMAAAHHEPSPPTDRNWSSSS; translated from the coding sequence GTGGCCCGCCAACAGACATCTTCGGCATGCCCGGACACCGACATCCCGCAGGGACCGGTCCGGACGTGCGTCGGATGCCGGAAGCGGGCCGCGAAGCGCGAGCTGTTGCGGGTGACCGTCGGTTCGGACGCGGATGGCCGACCAGCCGTCTCGCCCGATCCACACGGCACCGCACCCGGCCGTGGGGCGCATGTGCACCCCACGATCGAGTGTTACGACCTCGCGGTGCGGAGGAAGGCCTTCGCTCGTGCCCTGCGGTTCACCGCAGGCGGGGCGGGACTCACCACCGAGCCGTTGGGGGAGCTCCTGCAGAGGATGGCAGCAGCGCACCACGAACCATCACCACCGACCGACAGAAACTGGAGCAGCAGCTCATGA
- a CDS encoding glycoside hydrolase family 16 protein: MAFSDRFRGPGLDRDTWLPHYLPAWSSRSASAASFHLGPDGLVLDVPVEHPVWCPDDHEPPLRVSGLQSGSFSGPVGSTLGQQPFRTGQVVLEEQPRFEGKLLAAPAAVEIRCRMSLSPRSMASLWLVGFEDRPERCGEICVVEVFGRSLRDGLDGPSAEVGHGLHAFRDPGLTEDFAAPRLSLDVSEWHTFAAAWEHDEAVFTVDGRVVRRCPRPPAYPLQLMLAVFDFPGWSVGDDDHLVPRLEVAEVSGLGDSPTDRSARPVT; encoded by the coding sequence ATGGCCTTCTCGGACCGATTCCGCGGTCCCGGGCTCGACCGGGACACCTGGCTCCCCCACTACCTGCCGGCCTGGAGCTCCCGCTCGGCCTCGGCCGCCTCGTTCCACCTGGGCCCGGACGGGCTGGTCCTCGACGTCCCCGTCGAGCACCCCGTGTGGTGCCCCGACGACCACGAGCCCCCCCTGCGGGTCTCCGGCCTGCAGTCGGGCAGCTTCTCCGGACCGGTCGGCAGCACCCTCGGCCAGCAGCCGTTCCGCACCGGTCAGGTCGTGCTCGAGGAGCAGCCCCGGTTCGAGGGCAAGCTGCTGGCGGCTCCGGCCGCGGTCGAGATCCGGTGCCGGATGAGCCTCTCCCCCCGGTCGATGGCGTCGCTGTGGCTGGTCGGGTTCGAGGACCGGCCCGAGCGGTGCGGCGAGATCTGCGTGGTCGAGGTCTTCGGACGCTCCCTGCGCGACGGCCTCGACGGTCCCAGCGCCGAGGTCGGCCACGGGCTGCACGCCTTCCGCGACCCCGGGCTCACCGAGGACTTCGCAGCGCCTCGGCTGTCGCTCGACGTGTCCGAGTGGCACACCTTCGCCGCCGCGTGGGAGCACGACGAGGCCGTCTTCACGGTCGACGGCCGGGTCGTACGCCGCTGCCCGCGCCCGCCGGCGTACCCGCTGCAGCTGATGCTGGCGGTGTTCGACTTCCCGGGCTGGTCGGTCGGCGACGACGACCACCTGGTGCCGCGCCTGGAGGTCGCCGAGGTCTCCGGCCTCGGCGACTCCCCGACGGACCGGTCAGCCCGGCCGGTCACCTAG
- the infB gene encoding translation initiation factor IF-2, producing the protein MAKTRVHELAKEFGVESKFVLEKFKEMGEFVKSASSTVELPAEMRFRKEVGDSLKASGGAAAPAEAPAAPAPKPSAHKPGPRKPVEEAAKAEPAVEAPVAPAVPAAEAPAAPEAPAAAAPQAPAPKAAPRPGPKPGPAAPAEKPAAEKPAAPEAPEPPVAPAASAPAPAAPKAPTPAPRPVGRPGAPRPGNNPFAPSQGMGRKPTPPRSGETPAAGAPGAAPAAGGDQRPPRPPAARDGGAPGRPGMPRPNPAMMPKSPAAFGGGPGGRGPGGPGGPGRPGGAPGRGGPGGAPGRGGPGGAPGRPGAGAGAPGRPGGFGPSGGGRPGGGNRPGQRGTTQGAFGRPGGPSRRGRKSKRARRQEFEAMQAPTIGGVRVRKGDGETVKLPRGASLTDFAERIGVDVSALVQMLFSLGEMVTATESVNDETFELLGEELNYTVLVISPEDEDRELLESFDLEFGEDEGDESDLVIRPPVVTVMGHVDHGKTRLLDALRNANVGAKEAGGITQHIGAYQVAVDVDGNERRITFIDTPGHEAFTAMRARGAQATDIAILVVAADDGVMPQTVEALNHAKAAGVPIVVAVNKIDKPDADPTKVRGQLTEYGLVPEEYGGDAMFVDVSAKSELNLDKLLEAVILTADASLDLRANPTQDAQGLVVEAHLDRGRGPVATVLVQRGTLRVGDSIVAGAGYGRVRAMLDEHGENITEAYPSRPAMVLGLTAVPGAGQNFIVVEDDRMARQIAEKRESRERAAMQAKRRVRRTLEDFMASMEKGESQELNLILKGDVSGSVEALEDALSQIDVGDEVSLRVLDRGVGAITETNVDLAAASDAIIIGFNVRPQGKATEMAEKEGVEIRYYSVIYNAIEEIEAALKGMLKPIYEESVLGQAEIRNIFRSSKIGNIAGCMVTSGLLRRNAKARLLRDGKIVADNLDLASLKREKDDASEVREGFECGLVLKNYQNIEIGDIVESFEMREIARN; encoded by the coding sequence GTGGCCAAGACCCGAGTACACGAGCTCGCCAAAGAGTTCGGAGTCGAGAGCAAGTTCGTTCTCGAGAAGTTCAAGGAGATGGGTGAGTTCGTCAAGTCGGCGAGCTCGACCGTCGAGCTGCCCGCGGAGATGCGTTTCCGCAAGGAGGTCGGCGACTCCCTGAAGGCCTCCGGCGGCGCCGCTGCGCCGGCCGAGGCCCCCGCGGCGCCGGCCCCGAAGCCGTCCGCCCACAAGCCCGGCCCCCGCAAGCCCGTCGAAGAGGCTGCGAAGGCCGAACCGGCCGTCGAGGCACCTGTCGCCCCGGCTGTGCCCGCTGCCGAGGCTCCCGCCGCGCCGGAGGCACCTGCCGCCGCCGCGCCGCAGGCTCCCGCACCCAAGGCCGCTCCGCGCCCGGGCCCGAAGCCCGGACCGGCGGCTCCTGCAGAGAAGCCGGCTGCCGAGAAGCCCGCCGCGCCGGAGGCCCCCGAGCCACCCGTGGCGCCGGCCGCCTCGGCTCCCGCCCCCGCTGCTCCCAAGGCGCCGACGCCCGCCCCGCGGCCCGTCGGTCGCCCGGGTGCTCCGCGTCCGGGCAACAACCCGTTCGCCCCGAGCCAGGGCATGGGCCGCAAGCCCACCCCGCCGCGCAGCGGCGAGACCCCGGCCGCTGGTGCGCCGGGTGCCGCCCCGGCTGCCGGTGGCGACCAGCGTCCGCCGCGGCCGCCGGCCGCTCGTGACGGTGGCGCTCCGGGTCGTCCCGGCATGCCGCGTCCGAACCCGGCGATGATGCCCAAGTCCCCGGCCGCCTTCGGCGGTGGCCCCGGAGGCCGTGGTCCCGGTGGCCCCGGTGGTCCGGGTCGACCCGGTGGTGCTCCCGGTCGCGGTGGCCCCGGTGGTGCCCCCGGTCGCGGTGGCCCCGGTGGTGCTCCCGGTCGTCCGGGCGCCGGTGCCGGTGCACCCGGCCGTCCCGGTGGCTTCGGTCCCTCGGGCGGCGGTCGCCCCGGCGGCGGCAACCGTCCCGGCCAGCGCGGAACGACCCAGGGTGCCTTCGGTCGCCCGGGCGGTCCCTCGCGTCGTGGGCGCAAGTCCAAGCGGGCCCGTCGCCAGGAGTTCGAGGCCATGCAGGCCCCGACGATCGGTGGCGTGCGCGTCCGCAAGGGCGACGGCGAGACCGTCAAGCTGCCTCGTGGCGCCTCGCTGACCGACTTCGCCGAGCGCATCGGCGTCGACGTCTCGGCGCTGGTGCAGATGCTGTTCTCGCTCGGCGAGATGGTGACGGCGACCGAGTCGGTCAACGACGAGACGTTCGAGCTGCTCGGTGAGGAGCTCAACTACACGGTGCTCGTCATCTCCCCGGAGGACGAGGACCGCGAGCTGCTCGAGTCCTTCGACCTGGAGTTCGGCGAGGACGAGGGCGACGAGTCCGACCTGGTCATCCGGCCGCCGGTCGTCACGGTCATGGGTCACGTCGACCACGGCAAGACCCGGCTCCTCGACGCGCTGCGCAACGCCAACGTCGGCGCCAAGGAGGCCGGTGGCATCACGCAGCACATCGGTGCCTACCAGGTCGCGGTCGACGTCGACGGCAACGAGCGTCGGATCACCTTCATCGACACCCCGGGTCATGAGGCGTTCACCGCCATGCGTGCTCGTGGTGCCCAGGCCACCGACATCGCGATCCTCGTGGTGGCGGCGGACGACGGCGTCATGCCGCAGACGGTCGAGGCGCTCAACCACGCCAAGGCCGCCGGGGTGCCGATCGTGGTGGCGGTCAACAAGATCGACAAGCCCGACGCCGACCCGACCAAGGTCCGCGGCCAGCTCACCGAGTACGGCCTGGTGCCCGAGGAGTACGGCGGCGACGCGATGTTCGTCGACGTCTCCGCGAAGTCCGAGCTCAACCTGGACAAGCTGCTCGAGGCGGTCATCCTGACCGCCGACGCGTCGCTCGACCTGCGGGCCAACCCGACGCAGGACGCCCAGGGTCTGGTCGTCGAGGCGCACCTGGACCGCGGACGCGGCCCGGTCGCCACGGTGCTGGTCCAGCGCGGCACGCTGCGCGTGGGCGACTCGATCGTGGCGGGCGCCGGCTACGGCCGCGTGCGCGCCATGCTCGACGAGCACGGTGAGAACATCACCGAGGCCTACCCGTCGCGTCCCGCGATGGTGCTCGGTCTGACCGCGGTGCCTGGCGCAGGCCAGAACTTCATCGTGGTCGAGGACGACCGGATGGCCCGCCAGATCGCCGAGAAGCGCGAGTCGCGCGAGCGGGCGGCCATGCAGGCCAAGCGCCGCGTGCGTCGTACCCTCGAGGACTTCATGGCCTCCATGGAGAAGGGCGAGAGCCAGGAGCTCAACCTCATCCTCAAGGGCGACGTGTCCGGCTCGGTCGAGGCCCTCGAGGACGCCCTGTCGCAGATCGACGTCGGCGACGAGGTCAGCCTGCGGGTGCTCGACCGTGGTGTCGGTGCGATCACCGAGACCAACGTCGACCTCGCGGCCGCGTCCGACGCCATCATCATCGGCTTCAACGTCCGGCCCCAGGGCAAGGCGACCGAGATGGCGGAGAAGGAAGGCGTGGAGATCCGGTACTACTCGGTCATCTACAACGCCATCGAGGAGATCGAGGCGGCCCTCAAGGGGATGCTCAAGCCGATCTACGAGGAGTCGGTGCTCGGACAGGCCGAGATCCGCAACATCTTCCGTTCGTCGAAGATCGGCAACATCGCCGGTTGCATGGTCACCAGTGGCCTGCTGCGACGCAACGCGAAGGCGCGGCTGCTCCGCGACGGCAAGATCGTCGCGGACAACCTCGACCTGGCCTCGCTCAAGCGGGAGAAGGACGACGCCTCCGAGGTCCGCGAGGGCTTCGAGTGTGGTCTGGTCCTGAAGAACTACCAGAACATCGAGATCGGCGACATCGTGGAGTCCTTCGAGATGCGCGAGATCGCCCGCAACTGA
- the nusA gene encoding transcription termination factor NusA: MDIDLSILRMLEREKEISFDVLVEAIEQALLTAYHKTPGAQETARVLLDRKTGHVNVLVRDADADGNPEGEEYDDTPQGFGRIAATTAKQIMLQRLRDAEDDIRFGEFAGKEGDIISGVIQQGRNPDDVMVDLGKLEALLPVSERVPGENYSHGTRIKCLVVSVRKGMRGPQITLSRSHPSLVKKLFALEVPEIADGTVEIAAIAREAGHRTKIAVKSTTSGVNAKGACIGPMGQRVRNVMSELHGEKIDIVDWSDDPAELVAHALSPARVTSVEVIDLAARSARVVVPDFQLSLAIGKEGQNARLAARMTGWRIDIRSDDEPSSDA; the protein is encoded by the coding sequence ATGGATATCGACCTGAGCATCCTGCGCATGCTCGAGCGCGAGAAGGAGATCTCCTTCGACGTGCTCGTCGAGGCCATCGAGCAGGCGCTGCTGACGGCCTACCACAAGACCCCGGGCGCGCAGGAGACCGCGCGTGTCCTGCTCGACCGCAAGACCGGGCACGTGAACGTCCTGGTCCGCGACGCCGACGCGGACGGCAACCCGGAGGGCGAGGAGTACGACGACACGCCCCAGGGCTTCGGCCGGATCGCGGCGACGACGGCGAAGCAGATCATGCTGCAGCGCCTCCGCGACGCCGAGGACGACATCCGGTTCGGTGAGTTCGCCGGCAAGGAGGGCGACATCATCTCGGGCGTGATCCAGCAGGGTCGCAACCCCGACGACGTGATGGTCGACCTCGGCAAGCTCGAGGCGCTGTTGCCCGTCAGCGAGCGGGTGCCGGGCGAGAACTACTCCCACGGCACCCGGATCAAGTGCCTCGTCGTCTCGGTCCGCAAGGGGATGCGCGGTCCGCAGATCACCCTCTCCCGCTCGCACCCGAGCCTGGTGAAGAAGCTCTTCGCGCTGGAGGTCCCCGAGATCGCCGACGGCACGGTCGAGATCGCCGCGATCGCCCGCGAGGCCGGCCACCGCACCAAGATCGCGGTGAAGTCGACCACCTCCGGCGTGAACGCCAAGGGTGCCTGCATCGGCCCGATGGGCCAGCGCGTCCGCAACGTCATGTCCGAGCTGCACGGCGAGAAGATCGACATCGTCGACTGGTCCGACGACCCCGCCGAGCTGGTCGCGCACGCGCTCTCGCCGGCCCGGGTCACCTCGGTCGAGGTGATCGACCTCGCCGCCCGCTCGGCTCGCGTCGTGGTGCCCGACTTCCAGCTGTCGCTGGCCATCGGCAAGGAGGGTCAGAACGCCCGGCTCGCCGCGCGGATGACCGGCTGGCGCATCGACATCCGTTCCGACGACGAGCCGAGCAGCGATGCCTGA
- the rbfA gene encoding 30S ribosome-binding factor RbfA — MANPRVRKIADRIQVVVAEMLERRIKDPRLGFVTITDVRLTGDSQQATIFYTVLDSTGDDEAALAATAAALESAKGLLRSEVAKQLGTRIVPTLTFVADALPESARHLDEVLARAKALDDEVAARRGAAYAGEPDPYKKPREADAADEDDADEPAAGLADDE; from the coding sequence ATGGCCAACCCCCGTGTCCGCAAGATCGCCGATCGCATCCAGGTCGTCGTCGCCGAGATGCTGGAACGCCGGATCAAGGACCCGCGCCTCGGGTTCGTGACCATCACCGACGTCCGGCTCACGGGTGACTCCCAGCAGGCCACGATCTTCTACACCGTCCTCGACTCCACCGGCGACGACGAGGCCGCACTCGCGGCCACGGCCGCCGCCCTGGAGTCGGCCAAGGGCCTGCTCCGCTCCGAGGTGGCCAAGCAGCTCGGCACCCGGATCGTCCCGACGCTGACCTTCGTCGCGGACGCCCTGCCCGAGTCGGCCCGGCATCTCGACGAGGTGCTGGCCCGCGCGAAGGCGCTGGACGACGAGGTCGCTGCGCGCCGGGGTGCGGCGTACGCCGGTGAGCCCGACCCGTACAAGAAGCCGCGCGAGGCGGACGCCGCCGACGAGGACGACGCCGACGAGCCCGCCGCCGGTCTCGCCGACGACGAGTGA
- the rimP gene encoding ribosome maturation factor RimP, translated as MSSASQDALRDRIEAELADPLRALELDVEAVEITPAGKRRVLRVAVDKDGGVTLDDVAEATREVDRVLEASDVMGEHPYTLEVTSRGVDRPLSLPRHWRRNVDRLVRVVLADESVVVGRVRSFDEDASGAVTLEVEGERREVPYSRIAKALVQIEFNRPTEES; from the coding sequence GTGAGCAGTGCCAGCCAGGATGCCCTCAGGGACCGGATCGAGGCAGAGCTCGCCGACCCCCTGCGTGCTCTCGAGCTCGATGTCGAGGCGGTCGAGATCACTCCCGCCGGCAAGCGTCGGGTGCTGCGTGTCGCCGTCGACAAGGACGGCGGGGTGACACTCGACGACGTCGCCGAGGCGACCCGCGAGGTCGACCGCGTCCTCGAGGCCTCGGACGTCATGGGGGAGCACCCGTACACCCTCGAGGTGACCTCCCGCGGGGTCGACCGCCCGCTGTCCCTCCCGCGCCACTGGCGCCGCAACGTCGACCGCCTGGTGCGGGTCGTGCTCGCCGACGAGTCCGTCGTCGTCGGCCGGGTCCGGTCCTTCGACGAGGACGCGTCGGGCGCGGTGACCCTCGAGGTGGAGGGCGAGCGCCGCGAGGTGCCGTACTCCCGGATCGCCAAGGCGCTCGTCCAGATTGAGTTCAACCGCCCCACAGAGGAGAGCTAG